The nucleotide sequence TGCTTAAACTGCATTTTGGTGTTTTTGTGATCTGCTGGCTAATAACCACTTGTCTCACTCCTCCTCGCTCATCAGACATATTTAGAAACCAGCAGCTGCTGAAGGAATACAAAGATTTCTGGGGAAACACAAAGGTAGGACGGTTTATTACGAAGATTTGCGATACCCAAAataatttgtaactttttttggtCACTTACTATGTCCAtctagacacacaaacacaccttttcGTCTTGCATTGACCCACTCACTCATCTAAGCCAGTTAAACTGATGCTGATCTGCATGTAAAGCCCTATTGTGAACCACTAACTAAGTAGAGGAAAGCTAATTTAAGCCTCATGATTCAAAATGCGAAATGTCTTCAGGGTTTGTCTCTTTCCTCTAGTATCCCTCTGGGTCTGCATGTTAACTTCACTGCTGCTGATTTCAAAGCAGAGATTATTTATACATCAAATATTTGTGCTTGTATCATTTATACTTTAACAGTAAATTGTGATGGGTTTTGACATTGTGTCTGTCTTCAATAGCCTCGATCGGGGAATAGGGCGACATTTCTACAAGGGCCAGGAAAAGTGGTGATGGTAGCTATATGCATGTAAGCCTTTAATAAAACTATTACACCACCATTAATACTCTGATCACGAAGTTGTAACTACTGTATGTGTAAAAGAGGAGTCTACCCCATTGTCCATGTATTAGATTAAAAAGATTGAGTTAAAAGGCATGTGCTCTCACATGAGGGACCACCTGTCTTGATCATCTGTTCATCATCAGTTCTTTGTTTGTCAGAAGAACTGGATCTCTACTTATTTTGATAAAAAATCtacttgttttgcttgtagATTTTGATATGTTCCCATTGTCAATGTTTTCttttacaaacccgattccaaaaaagttgggacactgtacaaattgtgaataaaaacagaatgcaatgatgtggaagtttcaaatttcaatattttattcagaatacaacatatttgatatgtcatctgtttaaactgagaaaatgtatcattttaagggaaaaacaagttgattttaaatttcatggcatcaacacatctcaaaaaagttgggacaaggccatgtttaccactgtgtggcatcccctcttctttttataacagtctgcaaacgtctcctcagtccccagacaagttgctcaagtttaggaataggaatgttgtcccattcttgtctaatacaggcttctagttgctcgactgtcttaggtcttcttttggcgcatcataaagaggaagatgcgacaatgttttctatgggtgaaagatctggactgcaggctggccatttcagtacccggatccttctacGCAGccgtgatgttgtaattgatgcagtatgtggtctggcattgtcatgttggaaaatgcaaggtcttccctgaaagagacgacgtctggatgggagcatatgttgttctagaacttggatatacctttcagcattgatggtgcctttccagatgtgtaagctgcccatgccacacgcactcatgcaaccccataccatcagagatgcaggcttctgaactgagcgctgataacaacttgggttgtccttgtactctttagtccggatgacatggcgtcccagttttccaaaaagaacttcaaattttgattcgtctgaccacagaacagttttccactttgccacagtccattttaaatgagccttggcccagagaaaacacctgcgcttctggatcatgtttagatatggcttctcttttgacctatagagttttagccggcaacggcgaatggcacggtggattgtgttcaccgacaatgttttctcgaagtattcctgagcccatgttgtgatttccattacagtagcattcctgtatgtgatgcagtgccgtctaagggcccgaagatcacgggcatccagtatggttttccggccttgacccttacgcacagagattgttccagattctctgaatctttggatgatattatgcactgtagatgatgataacttcaaactctttgcaatttttctctgagaaactcctttctgatattgctccactatttttcgccgcagcattgggggaattggtgatcctctgcccatcttgacttctgagagacactgccactctgagaggctctttttatacccaatcatgttgccaattgacctaataagttgcaaattggtcctccagctgttccttatatgtacatttaacttttccggcctcttattgctacctgtcccaacttttttggaatgtgtagctctcatgaaatacaaaatgagccaatatttggcatgacatttcaaaatgtctgactttcaacatttgatatgttatctatattctattgtgaataaaatataaatttattagattcgtaaattattgcattccttttttattcacaatttgtacagtgtcccaacttttttggaatcgggtttgtatataaATCGcgattgaattgaatttaaaagtgttttgttatcCTCATCACAAACATTGAATATTGATTTTGTGAAATATGCAGAAATGGACTGAATTTCTTCTTCAAGCTTTTGGCGTGGGTATACACAGGATCTGCCTGTATGTTTTCCGAAGCCATTCATTCGCTAGCTGATACCTGTAATCAGGTCAGGTTTACTTCCCTTTTATCACCTTTAAATTCCTTTTATAGTCAACTCGTATTTTAATTCATCAGTTGAACTCTCTCTCTTACAGGCTCTTCTTGCACTAGGCATCAGTCAGTCTGTCCGAAACCCAGATGCCAGCCACCCGTGAGTGTTTATCACCTGCGTGCAACTCATATACTGCGATTTCTCAGTGTACATGTACTCAATGGCCACTTCTCTGCCTAccactttcctgtggctcagtggttcgagcatggcgctagcaacgccgaGGTCATGGTtgcgatcccaggggattgcacatagtcagaaacaaatgtataataatacaatgaaatgtaagtcgctctggataaaagcgtctgccaaatgcataaatgtaaatgtaaaatggacTGTCATCTTTTTTTAAAGGTACGGCTTCTCTAACATGCGTTACATCGCCTCCCTTATCAGTGGAGTGGGCATCTTCATGATGGGTGCTGGATTGTCCTGGTATCATGGCATCATGGGACTACTGCACCCTCAGCCAATAGAATCACTTCTGTGGGTTAGTAGCCTTAAGTTTGATTTTGCATATGAAGGGGACAAGTACTAGTCAGTGGAGTTATATCGCTAATGTATTTGTGTTGTAGGCATACTGTATCTTAGCAGGATCTCTGGTCTCCGAAGGAGGTGAGATGTGGTTTCCTCTTATGCGTTTTATGGGGAAATGGCTGTGTCGACAtataatcttacagtctaatgTGTCACAATGCAATTATTTCTgcattattttaatatgattCTACTGTTGGTTTACCATGAAGCTACTCTGGTAGTGGCCATTAATGAGATCAAGAAGAGTGCAAAGAAACAAGACCTGTCCTTTTACGAATACGGTACGTACCTTTGGATAGCTTTGcctgtttatttattgtgattAGCATTTTCACACTATTGAAAGATGAgaacgtgtttgtgtgtggcagTGATGCAAAGTCGAGACCCCAGCACTAATGTGGTCCTGTTGGAGGATGCTGCAGCAGTGCTGGGGGTGGTGCTGGCTGCTGGATGTATGGGGCTCACCTCTCTTACAGGTATTTAACACAAACACCCATAGGCCCGATCAGTGTGATGAAACATCCTTACATGTTCAGTATAGATTGATTCTCAGTGGTGAAATAACCGTCTGGGTCTGAGCTTTATCCTCTTGTAAAGAGCTGTTGATGTTCTTTTAAGTTCTGTTTACCTCTCTGTCTGGACGCAGTTCTCTACGCTCACAAAGTCAATTTGGTTACTTTTTCTTGATTGTTTCTTTGCTGCAGTATCAATGCTCTCTTTCCTCCCTCCTCAGGTAACCCATTCTATGACAGTCTTGGTTCTCTGGGTGTGGGAACCCTGTTAGGGGCGGTGTCTGCGTTCCTTATCTACACTAACACAGAGGCTCTGCTGGGCCGCTCAATTCAGGCTGAACACATGCAGAAGCTCACAGAGTTTCTGGAAAGTGACCCTGCAGTCAGGTCAGTCGCTTCTGTCCTTGCTTGTCTCCTTGTTTCCATAGTATGCATAATAAGATCAGTACAGTAATAAGGAAACAAAATCTAATCTTTTCTCAAAGGCTTCAATAAGTGTTGCTTGAATATTTAGTGCTGCTTGCGAAGTATGAAGTGTTTCTATTATTGCTCAGATTTTAAATTAGATTTGATGTCCTCACTTTAGATATTTTTGTCCCCAGGGCAATTCATGATGTCAAAGCCACAGATATGGGGCTGAGCAAAGTGCGCTTTAAAGCGGAGGTGGACTTTGATGGGCGGGTGGTGACGCGCTCATACCTGGAGAAACAAGACATTGAACAGATGCTTAACGTATGTGAACTGGTCAAGAGCATCTCGCATGACTTTACcgtgtgcatgtttgttttaatcttATTCTACAAATGCATGgtgttggttattttaaaaaggtAAATGTAATCTGTTGGTATTCTAAAGACTTCAAAATAAGCACCTTTCTTAAGCTGTAATCATCATATGGATGTATTTGGCCTGTAGGAAATTCAGCAGGTGAAGACACCAGAAGAGCTGGAGAACTTTATGCTGAAACACGGAGAGAACATTATCGACACATTAGGAGCAGAGGTGGACCGCCTGGAGAAAGAACTGAAGGTATCACTTCTTTAGTAAAATTAGGCCACCATGACATCACACATATGCATAATGTAAGCTTTCTGTTTACTCTCTATGCTGTCAGAACAAACACTTAGGAGACACCACACACGACCACCTCTTTCGTGGAAATTTTGATACTCAATGAGCTGTAAAATATATGGGGTGTATATATATAAGTGGTGGCAGGAGAGTTGGATTACTGGAATTTATTTGTCATTTCtaattttaaagagtacataactagggatttttaaggtcctactttggtttatggagtgtccaacaacaagtttatgtacatagaaggtgtaaaaacactattatttcgttataataggcagttattcttaccttacttcatgactgactctcaaatgattcgttccgcaaTTCATCTGTCTagtcccctcctttccgctagcctagtctgatgtgattggtcagatggtctagtctgctgtgattggtctaccgcgaatgaggctcacgagctacagtgtttggggtaGAAGAGGGGGCAGTcatagcaaaacgtaggcggcgactatatgtagtgacgtacaTCCGCGGCAGTTCGCGAATctgactagggacgactcgtttgcgtgattcagagttgactcccttttttccaagctaataactttgttattcaatcaccttcggatttacaacttggcagactgcttactttcaaacacggcaacattacacactgcatgaaatgtcattttcatgatctcatgttatgtactctttaataaaaagacaataaaatgtaaaaaataaataaaactgcacTTTATTTTCCACAGCAACGTAATCCTGAGGTGCGGCATGTGGATCTGGAGATTTTATAGTGTTATAAAACATGGCACAACGATGAGGAGcaagaggaagaagaagaaatCAAACCTCAATTGACCTCAAACTTCGATTATTCTCTTCAACCAGCCAATCAGCTGAAGTCTTATATTACCCAAGCACTAACCTGTACATGGTTTCATTAGTTAGGTAAGATAGAAGAACCACAGAAAAAGACTCCAATTGCATAGAGACATGGGCGATAATGACTTATGCTTCTGTGATGTTTGTATCATCAGAGCATTGAAATCATGTCCATGAATTCAAAAGGACCAGAATCTTTTTAGCGTTTTACTTTTGGCCTACCGAGAAGCATAAACTTGTAATTCACTATCCGTTTTTTTTGTCTGCTAAGCCAATAGTGCACTTGAAAGGTAATCATTTGAGGCAATGGCTTTACATCTcaaatatatttagaaattaAAC is from Triplophysa rosa linkage group LG13, Trosa_1v2, whole genome shotgun sequence and encodes:
- the slc30a9 gene encoding proton-coupled zinc antiporter SLC30A9, mitochondrial; this encodes MFPCLAYRPWQVLCRVYLQQRAPLSQIPPKVAKPCFGWQSCAGVHKFWFSFPDSRVTSVTWTQVQYCSTSNSGKDGSPPSVSGTKPSEKAQAAQPAAKTTGLTKAETIQVKVRAVLKKREYGTKYTQNNFITAVRAMNEFCLKLSDLEQLRKIRRRSPHDDTEAFTVFLRSDVEAKALDVWGSQEALARERNLRKEVEREYEENIFRNQQLLKEYKDFWGNTKPRSGNRATFLQGPGKVVMVAICINGLNFFFKLLAWVYTGSACMFSEAIHSLADTCNQALLALGISQSVRNPDASHPYGFSNMRYIASLISGVGIFMMGAGLSWYHGIMGLLHPQPIESLLWAYCILAGSLVSEGATLVVAINEIKKSAKKQDLSFYEYVMQSRDPSTNVVLLEDAAAVLGVVLAAGCMGLTSLTGNPFYDSLGSLGVGTLLGAVSAFLIYTNTEALLGRSIQAEHMQKLTEFLESDPAVRAIHDVKATDMGLSKVRFKAEVDFDGRVVTRSYLEKQDIEQMLNEIQQVKTPEELENFMLKHGENIIDTLGAEVDRLEKELKQRNPEVRHVDLEIL